One genomic window of Salvia miltiorrhiza cultivar Shanhuang (shh) chromosome 4, IMPLAD_Smil_shh, whole genome shotgun sequence includes the following:
- the LOC131019787 gene encoding B3 domain-containing protein Os07g0679700-like isoform X5, whose amino-acid sequence MDCQENLLPSPNANVTSRKLEDELASPEGIGYKLLSSSNQSPVGPSKNYDMFQESKSLHKSLVETNLSISLSASSNSNTLSGVMAEERQLNTAISSFQQGCRPRHLLPRVPTILAAGLETNSSSISQLRVARPPVEGRVKSQLLPRYWPRITDQELQQISGDSNSTIVPLFEKVLSASDAGRIGRLVLPKACAEAYFPPISQPEGLPLRIQDVKGKEWVFQFRFWPNNNSRMYVLEGVTPCIQSMQLQAGDTVTFSRMDPEGKLLMGFRKASNSLLVQKQDSHYPMDMSAFQGDGLIGNAESLPLISGYSGLLQSLKGSGSPSMTLFPKHVYPSNISPQIIERNVCKSGGDNLLPQSLVPSEHKRRNIGAKSKRLLIDGHDSLELRLSWEEVQDLLRPPPTAKPSTVSVEDHEIEEFDEPPVFGKRSIFIVRHSGEQEQWTQCDSCLKWRKLPIDLLLPLRWTCQDNINDQMRCSCSAPDEMDSRELENLLRMHKDFTKRRALSIPKPVHGQESQENVEALTNGAGNTSEPGSSSVATTTRHPRHRPGCSCIVCIQPPSGKGKHKPTCTCNVCMTVKRRFKTLMMRKKKRQSEREAEIAQRNQFAKEEAEVDSVAPPQHVQLDNNAKRSESENLLKCQSDGGPSQENAENFNGGLDLNCCPAPSSHISMMNLLQEASLPLETYLRQNGLTSLVVSEQQESSMPVIAQASGETTTQARDDAGCSTAAQEHEGSNDLSEKEQREDDTS is encoded by the exons ATGGACTGCCAAGAAAACTTGCTACCGTCCCCGAATGCCAATGTGACTTCAAGGAAACTCGAGGATGAGCTTGCCAGTCCTGAAGGAATAGGTTATAAATTGTTGTCGAGTTCTAATCAGTCACCTGTTGGGCCATCAAAAAATTATGACATGTTCCAAGAAAGTAAAAGCCTACATAAGTCGTTAGTTGAGACGAACCTGAGCATCAGCTTGTCCGCTTCGTCAAACTCAAATACCTTATCCGGGGTGATGGCTGAAGAAAGGCAATTGAACACTGCAATTTCTTCCTTCCAACAGGGTTGCAGGCCCCGCCATCTCTTACCGAGGGTACCGACCATTTTGGCTGCAGGGTTAGAAACAAACTCTAGCTCTATTTCACAATTACGTGTCGCAAGGCCACCTGTAGAAGGAAGAGTTAAAAGCCAATTGCTTCCACGGTATTGGCCTCGAATAACAGACCAGGAGCTACAGCAAATTTCTGGAGA CTCGAATTCTACGATTGTTCCCTTGTTTGAAAAGGTCTTGAGTGCCAGCGACGCTGGTCGTATTGGTCGTCTGGTTCTTCCTAAAGCATGTGCAGAA GCGTATTTCCCTCCAATCTCTCAACCGGAGGGCCTCCCTTTGAGGATTCAGGACGTGAAGGGAAAAGAATGGGTATTTCAATTCCGATTTTGGCCAAATAATAATAGCCGAATGTATGTTTTGGAGGGCGTAACCCCCTGCATTCAGTCGATGCAATTACAAGCTGGAGATACCG TTACATTCAGTCGTATGGATCCAGAAGGAAAACTTCTAATGGGGTTCCGGAAAGCATCTAACAGCCTTTTAGTACAGAAG CAGGATTCACATTATCCAATGGATATGAGTGCTTTTCAAGGTGATGGGCTCATAGGAAATGCCGAGAGTCTACCTCTAATAAGCGGCTACTCTGGCCTTCTTCAGTCCCTAAAAGGAAGCGGGAGTCCTTCGATGACTCTGTTCCCTAAGCACGTCTACCCTAGCAACATCAGCCCCCAAATCATTGAGAGGAACGTGTGTAAGTCTGGAGGAGATAATCTTTTGCCTCAGTCGTTGGTGCCTTCTGAGCACAAAAGAAGAAACATTGGGGCGAAGAGCAAACGACTACTTATTGATGGTCATGATTCTTTGGAGCTGAGACTCTCGTGGGAAGAGGTACAGGATTTGCTCCGGCCACCACCAACTGCCAAGCCAAGCACCGTCTCAGTAGAGGATCATGAAATCGAAGAATTTGAT GAACCACCTGTTTTTGGAAAGAGAAGTATTTTCATCGTTCGTCACTCCGG GGAACAAGAGCAATGGACTCAATGCGACAGTTGCTTAAAATGGCGAAAACTACCAATCGATCTTTTGCTCCCTCTCAGATGGACATGCCAAGACAATATCAATGACCAGATGAG ATGCTCGTGTTCTGCTCCCGACGAAATGGACTCAAGGGAACTTGAGAATCTTCTCAGAATGCACAAGG ACTTCACCAAAAGGAGAGCATTATCAATCCCCAAACCAGTGCACGGACAGGAATCTCAGGAAAACGTCGAAGCACTCACAAATGGAGCAGGCAACACAAGCGAGCCAGGATCTTCGTCTGTCGCAACAACTACAAGACATCCCAGGCATCGTCCGGGCTGCTCCTGCATCGTCTGCATACAGCCTCCCAGCGGGAAGGGCAAGCACAAGCCCACGTGCACGTGCAACGTCTGCATGACCGTGAAACGGCGCTTCAAAACCCTGATGATGCGCAAGAAGAAGCGCCAGTCGGAGCGTGAGGCAGAGATCGCGCAGAGGAATCAGTTTGCTAAGGAGGAAGCCGAGGTCGACAGCGTGGCGCCACCGCAGCATGTTCAGTTGGATAATAATGCAAAGAGATCTGAAAGTGAGAATCTTTTGAAATGCCAGAGCGATGGAGGGCCTTCTCAAGAAAATGCAGAGAATTTTAATGGAGGATTGGACTTGAACTGCTGTCCGGCGCCGTCGTCGCACATAAGCATGATGAATCTGCTTCAAGAAGCTAGTTTGCCTTTGGAGACATACCTGAGACAGAACGGTCTTACAAGCTTGGTGGTGTCTGAGCAGCAAGAGAGTTCGATGCCTGTGATAGCTCAGGCTTCAGGAGAGACGACGACGCAAGCACGAGATGATGCCGGTTGTTCGACCGCTGCGCAAGAGCACGAGGGCAGCAATGACTTATCGGAAAAAGAGCAGAGAGAAGACGATACATcgtga
- the LOC131019787 gene encoding B3 domain-containing transcription repressor VAL2-like isoform X2, with protein sequence MEGGVCMNGICGSSSSVEWKKGWPLRSGGFATLCHNCGTAYKDLVFCEMFHSEETGWRECTSCGKRLHCGCIASSTLLELLDTGGVNCTGCSKSCPRPYTPLEEKHKACGLSTENGTDRNSERIVPAQSGDDAKMDCQENLLPSPNANVTSRKLEDELASPEGIGYKLLSSSNQSPVGPSKNYDMFQESKSLHKSLVETNLSISLSASSNSNTLSGVMAEERQLNTAISSFQQGCRPRHLLPRVPTILAAGLETNSSSISQLRVARPPVEGRVKSQLLPRYWPRITDQELQQISGDSNSTIVPLFEKVLSASDAGRIGRLVLPKACAEAYFPPISQPEGLPLRIQDVKGKEWVFQFRFWPNNNSRMYVLEGVTPCIQSMQLQAGDTVTFSRMDPEGKLLMGFRKASNSLLVQKDSHYPMDMSAFQGDGLIGNAESLPLISGYSGLLQSLKGSGSPSMTLFPKHVYPSNISPQIIERNVCKSGGDNLLPQSLVPSEHKRRNIGAKSKRLLIDGHDSLELRLSWEEVQDLLRPPPTAKPSTVSVEDHEIEEFDEPPVFGKRSIFIVRHSGEQEQWTQCDSCLKWRKLPIDLLLPLRWTCQDNINDQMRCSCSAPDEMDSRELENLLRMHKDFTKRRALSIPKPVHGQESQENVEALTNGAGNTSEPGSSSVATTTRHPRHRPGCSCIVCIQPPSGKGKHKPTCTCNVCMTVKRRFKTLMMRKKKRQSEREAEIAQRNQFAKEEAEVDSVAPPQHVQLDNNAKRSESENLLKCQSDGGPSQENAENFNGGLDLNCCPAPSSHISMMNLLQEASLPLETYLRQNGLTSLVVSEQQESSMPVIAQASGETTTQARDDAGCSTAAQEHEGSNDLSEKEQREDDTS encoded by the exons ATGGAGGGTGGAGTGTGCATGAATGGGATTTGCGGTTCATCCAGCTCGGTGGAATGGAAAAAGGGTTGGCCCTTGCGATCCGGTGGCTTTGCTACTCTCTGTCATAATTGCGG GACTGCATATAAAGATTTGGTCTTCTGCGAAATGTTCCATTCAGAGGAAACAGGTTGGAGGGAGTGCACTTCGTGTGGGAAG CGTCTTCATTGTGGATGCATTGCTTCCAGTACATTGCTGGAGCTACTCGACACTGGTGGGGTGAATTGTACGGGCTGCAGCAAGAGCTGTCCGCGTCCTTAT ACCCCCTTAGAAGAAAAACATAAAGCATGTGGGCTTTCAACCGAAAACGGCACTGATAGAAATTCCGAAAGGATTGTACCTGCACAATCTGGTGATGATGCTAAAATGGACTGCCAAGAAAACTTGCTACCGTCCCCGAATGCCAATGTGACTTCAAGGAAACTCGAGGATGAGCTTGCCAGTCCTGAAGGAATAGGTTATAAATTGTTGTCGAGTTCTAATCAGTCACCTGTTGGGCCATCAAAAAATTATGACATGTTCCAAGAAAGTAAAAGCCTACATAAGTCGTTAGTTGAGACGAACCTGAGCATCAGCTTGTCCGCTTCGTCAAACTCAAATACCTTATCCGGGGTGATGGCTGAAGAAAGGCAATTGAACACTGCAATTTCTTCCTTCCAACAGGGTTGCAGGCCCCGCCATCTCTTACCGAGGGTACCGACCATTTTGGCTGCAGGGTTAGAAACAAACTCTAGCTCTATTTCACAATTACGTGTCGCAAGGCCACCTGTAGAAGGAAGAGTTAAAAGCCAATTGCTTCCACGGTATTGGCCTCGAATAACAGACCAGGAGCTACAGCAAATTTCTGGAGA CTCGAATTCTACGATTGTTCCCTTGTTTGAAAAGGTCTTGAGTGCCAGCGACGCTGGTCGTATTGGTCGTCTGGTTCTTCCTAAAGCATGTGCAGAA GCGTATTTCCCTCCAATCTCTCAACCGGAGGGCCTCCCTTTGAGGATTCAGGACGTGAAGGGAAAAGAATGGGTATTTCAATTCCGATTTTGGCCAAATAATAATAGCCGAATGTATGTTTTGGAGGGCGTAACCCCCTGCATTCAGTCGATGCAATTACAAGCTGGAGATACCG TTACATTCAGTCGTATGGATCCAGAAGGAAAACTTCTAATGGGGTTCCGGAAAGCATCTAACAGCCTTTTAGTACAGAAG GATTCACATTATCCAATGGATATGAGTGCTTTTCAAGGTGATGGGCTCATAGGAAATGCCGAGAGTCTACCTCTAATAAGCGGCTACTCTGGCCTTCTTCAGTCCCTAAAAGGAAGCGGGAGTCCTTCGATGACTCTGTTCCCTAAGCACGTCTACCCTAGCAACATCAGCCCCCAAATCATTGAGAGGAACGTGTGTAAGTCTGGAGGAGATAATCTTTTGCCTCAGTCGTTGGTGCCTTCTGAGCACAAAAGAAGAAACATTGGGGCGAAGAGCAAACGACTACTTATTGATGGTCATGATTCTTTGGAGCTGAGACTCTCGTGGGAAGAGGTACAGGATTTGCTCCGGCCACCACCAACTGCCAAGCCAAGCACCGTCTCAGTAGAGGATCATGAAATCGAAGAATTTGAT GAACCACCTGTTTTTGGAAAGAGAAGTATTTTCATCGTTCGTCACTCCGG GGAACAAGAGCAATGGACTCAATGCGACAGTTGCTTAAAATGGCGAAAACTACCAATCGATCTTTTGCTCCCTCTCAGATGGACATGCCAAGACAATATCAATGACCAGATGAG ATGCTCGTGTTCTGCTCCCGACGAAATGGACTCAAGGGAACTTGAGAATCTTCTCAGAATGCACAAGG ACTTCACCAAAAGGAGAGCATTATCAATCCCCAAACCAGTGCACGGACAGGAATCTCAGGAAAACGTCGAAGCACTCACAAATGGAGCAGGCAACACAAGCGAGCCAGGATCTTCGTCTGTCGCAACAACTACAAGACATCCCAGGCATCGTCCGGGCTGCTCCTGCATCGTCTGCATACAGCCTCCCAGCGGGAAGGGCAAGCACAAGCCCACGTGCACGTGCAACGTCTGCATGACCGTGAAACGGCGCTTCAAAACCCTGATGATGCGCAAGAAGAAGCGCCAGTCGGAGCGTGAGGCAGAGATCGCGCAGAGGAATCAGTTTGCTAAGGAGGAAGCCGAGGTCGACAGCGTGGCGCCACCGCAGCATGTTCAGTTGGATAATAATGCAAAGAGATCTGAAAGTGAGAATCTTTTGAAATGCCAGAGCGATGGAGGGCCTTCTCAAGAAAATGCAGAGAATTTTAATGGAGGATTGGACTTGAACTGCTGTCCGGCGCCGTCGTCGCACATAAGCATGATGAATCTGCTTCAAGAAGCTAGTTTGCCTTTGGAGACATACCTGAGACAGAACGGTCTTACAAGCTTGGTGGTGTCTGAGCAGCAAGAGAGTTCGATGCCTGTGATAGCTCAGGCTTCAGGAGAGACGACGACGCAAGCACGAGATGATGCCGGTTGTTCGACCGCTGCGCAAGAGCACGAGGGCAGCAATGACTTATCGGAAAAAGAGCAGAGAGAAGACGATACATcgtga
- the LOC131019787 gene encoding B3 domain-containing protein Os07g0679700-like isoform X4, translated as MQTPLEEKHKACGLSTENGTDRNSERIVPAQSGDDAKMDCQENLLPSPNANVTSRKLEDELASPEGIGYKLLSSSNQSPVGPSKNYDMFQESKSLHKSLVETNLSISLSASSNSNTLSGVMAEERQLNTAISSFQQGCRPRHLLPRVPTILAAGLETNSSSISQLRVARPPVEGRVKSQLLPRYWPRITDQELQQISGDSNSTIVPLFEKVLSASDAGRIGRLVLPKACAEAYFPPISQPEGLPLRIQDVKGKEWVFQFRFWPNNNSRMYVLEGVTPCIQSMQLQAGDTVTFSRMDPEGKLLMGFRKASNSLLVQKQDSHYPMDMSAFQGDGLIGNAESLPLISGYSGLLQSLKGSGSPSMTLFPKHVYPSNISPQIIERNVCKSGGDNLLPQSLVPSEHKRRNIGAKSKRLLIDGHDSLELRLSWEEVQDLLRPPPTAKPSTVSVEDHEIEEFDEPPVFGKRSIFIVRHSGEQEQWTQCDSCLKWRKLPIDLLLPLRWTCQDNINDQMRCSCSAPDEMDSRELENLLRMHKDFTKRRALSIPKPVHGQESQENVEALTNGAGNTSEPGSSSVATTTRHPRHRPGCSCIVCIQPPSGKGKHKPTCTCNVCMTVKRRFKTLMMRKKKRQSEREAEIAQRNQFAKEEAEVDSVAPPQHVQLDNNAKRSESENLLKCQSDGGPSQENAENFNGGLDLNCCPAPSSHISMMNLLQEASLPLETYLRQNGLTSLVVSEQQESSMPVIAQASGETTTQARDDAGCSTAAQEHEGSNDLSEKEQREDDTS; from the exons ATGCAGACCCCCTTAGAAGAAAAACATAAAGCATGTGGGCTTTCAACCGAAAACGGCACTGATAGAAATTCCGAAAGGATTGTACCTGCACAATCTGGTGATGATGCTAAAATGGACTGCCAAGAAAACTTGCTACCGTCCCCGAATGCCAATGTGACTTCAAGGAAACTCGAGGATGAGCTTGCCAGTCCTGAAGGAATAGGTTATAAATTGTTGTCGAGTTCTAATCAGTCACCTGTTGGGCCATCAAAAAATTATGACATGTTCCAAGAAAGTAAAAGCCTACATAAGTCGTTAGTTGAGACGAACCTGAGCATCAGCTTGTCCGCTTCGTCAAACTCAAATACCTTATCCGGGGTGATGGCTGAAGAAAGGCAATTGAACACTGCAATTTCTTCCTTCCAACAGGGTTGCAGGCCCCGCCATCTCTTACCGAGGGTACCGACCATTTTGGCTGCAGGGTTAGAAACAAACTCTAGCTCTATTTCACAATTACGTGTCGCAAGGCCACCTGTAGAAGGAAGAGTTAAAAGCCAATTGCTTCCACGGTATTGGCCTCGAATAACAGACCAGGAGCTACAGCAAATTTCTGGAGA CTCGAATTCTACGATTGTTCCCTTGTTTGAAAAGGTCTTGAGTGCCAGCGACGCTGGTCGTATTGGTCGTCTGGTTCTTCCTAAAGCATGTGCAGAA GCGTATTTCCCTCCAATCTCTCAACCGGAGGGCCTCCCTTTGAGGATTCAGGACGTGAAGGGAAAAGAATGGGTATTTCAATTCCGATTTTGGCCAAATAATAATAGCCGAATGTATGTTTTGGAGGGCGTAACCCCCTGCATTCAGTCGATGCAATTACAAGCTGGAGATACCG TTACATTCAGTCGTATGGATCCAGAAGGAAAACTTCTAATGGGGTTCCGGAAAGCATCTAACAGCCTTTTAGTACAGAAG CAGGATTCACATTATCCAATGGATATGAGTGCTTTTCAAGGTGATGGGCTCATAGGAAATGCCGAGAGTCTACCTCTAATAAGCGGCTACTCTGGCCTTCTTCAGTCCCTAAAAGGAAGCGGGAGTCCTTCGATGACTCTGTTCCCTAAGCACGTCTACCCTAGCAACATCAGCCCCCAAATCATTGAGAGGAACGTGTGTAAGTCTGGAGGAGATAATCTTTTGCCTCAGTCGTTGGTGCCTTCTGAGCACAAAAGAAGAAACATTGGGGCGAAGAGCAAACGACTACTTATTGATGGTCATGATTCTTTGGAGCTGAGACTCTCGTGGGAAGAGGTACAGGATTTGCTCCGGCCACCACCAACTGCCAAGCCAAGCACCGTCTCAGTAGAGGATCATGAAATCGAAGAATTTGAT GAACCACCTGTTTTTGGAAAGAGAAGTATTTTCATCGTTCGTCACTCCGG GGAACAAGAGCAATGGACTCAATGCGACAGTTGCTTAAAATGGCGAAAACTACCAATCGATCTTTTGCTCCCTCTCAGATGGACATGCCAAGACAATATCAATGACCAGATGAG ATGCTCGTGTTCTGCTCCCGACGAAATGGACTCAAGGGAACTTGAGAATCTTCTCAGAATGCACAAGG ACTTCACCAAAAGGAGAGCATTATCAATCCCCAAACCAGTGCACGGACAGGAATCTCAGGAAAACGTCGAAGCACTCACAAATGGAGCAGGCAACACAAGCGAGCCAGGATCTTCGTCTGTCGCAACAACTACAAGACATCCCAGGCATCGTCCGGGCTGCTCCTGCATCGTCTGCATACAGCCTCCCAGCGGGAAGGGCAAGCACAAGCCCACGTGCACGTGCAACGTCTGCATGACCGTGAAACGGCGCTTCAAAACCCTGATGATGCGCAAGAAGAAGCGCCAGTCGGAGCGTGAGGCAGAGATCGCGCAGAGGAATCAGTTTGCTAAGGAGGAAGCCGAGGTCGACAGCGTGGCGCCACCGCAGCATGTTCAGTTGGATAATAATGCAAAGAGATCTGAAAGTGAGAATCTTTTGAAATGCCAGAGCGATGGAGGGCCTTCTCAAGAAAATGCAGAGAATTTTAATGGAGGATTGGACTTGAACTGCTGTCCGGCGCCGTCGTCGCACATAAGCATGATGAATCTGCTTCAAGAAGCTAGTTTGCCTTTGGAGACATACCTGAGACAGAACGGTCTTACAAGCTTGGTGGTGTCTGAGCAGCAAGAGAGTTCGATGCCTGTGATAGCTCAGGCTTCAGGAGAGACGACGACGCAAGCACGAGATGATGCCGGTTGTTCGACCGCTGCGCAAGAGCACGAGGGCAGCAATGACTTATCGGAAAAAGAGCAGAGAGAAGACGATACATcgtga
- the LOC131019787 gene encoding B3 domain-containing transcription repressor VAL2-like isoform X1 has protein sequence MEGGVCMNGICGSSSSVEWKKGWPLRSGGFATLCHNCGTAYKDLVFCEMFHSEETGWRECTSCGKRLHCGCIASSTLLELLDTGGVNCTGCSKSCPRPYTPLEEKHKACGLSTENGTDRNSERIVPAQSGDDAKMDCQENLLPSPNANVTSRKLEDELASPEGIGYKLLSSSNQSPVGPSKNYDMFQESKSLHKSLVETNLSISLSASSNSNTLSGVMAEERQLNTAISSFQQGCRPRHLLPRVPTILAAGLETNSSSISQLRVARPPVEGRVKSQLLPRYWPRITDQELQQISGDSNSTIVPLFEKVLSASDAGRIGRLVLPKACAEAYFPPISQPEGLPLRIQDVKGKEWVFQFRFWPNNNSRMYVLEGVTPCIQSMQLQAGDTVTFSRMDPEGKLLMGFRKASNSLLVQKQDSHYPMDMSAFQGDGLIGNAESLPLISGYSGLLQSLKGSGSPSMTLFPKHVYPSNISPQIIERNVCKSGGDNLLPQSLVPSEHKRRNIGAKSKRLLIDGHDSLELRLSWEEVQDLLRPPPTAKPSTVSVEDHEIEEFDEPPVFGKRSIFIVRHSGEQEQWTQCDSCLKWRKLPIDLLLPLRWTCQDNINDQMRCSCSAPDEMDSRELENLLRMHKDFTKRRALSIPKPVHGQESQENVEALTNGAGNTSEPGSSSVATTTRHPRHRPGCSCIVCIQPPSGKGKHKPTCTCNVCMTVKRRFKTLMMRKKKRQSEREAEIAQRNQFAKEEAEVDSVAPPQHVQLDNNAKRSESENLLKCQSDGGPSQENAENFNGGLDLNCCPAPSSHISMMNLLQEASLPLETYLRQNGLTSLVVSEQQESSMPVIAQASGETTTQARDDAGCSTAAQEHEGSNDLSEKEQREDDTS, from the exons ATGGAGGGTGGAGTGTGCATGAATGGGATTTGCGGTTCATCCAGCTCGGTGGAATGGAAAAAGGGTTGGCCCTTGCGATCCGGTGGCTTTGCTACTCTCTGTCATAATTGCGG GACTGCATATAAAGATTTGGTCTTCTGCGAAATGTTCCATTCAGAGGAAACAGGTTGGAGGGAGTGCACTTCGTGTGGGAAG CGTCTTCATTGTGGATGCATTGCTTCCAGTACATTGCTGGAGCTACTCGACACTGGTGGGGTGAATTGTACGGGCTGCAGCAAGAGCTGTCCGCGTCCTTAT ACCCCCTTAGAAGAAAAACATAAAGCATGTGGGCTTTCAACCGAAAACGGCACTGATAGAAATTCCGAAAGGATTGTACCTGCACAATCTGGTGATGATGCTAAAATGGACTGCCAAGAAAACTTGCTACCGTCCCCGAATGCCAATGTGACTTCAAGGAAACTCGAGGATGAGCTTGCCAGTCCTGAAGGAATAGGTTATAAATTGTTGTCGAGTTCTAATCAGTCACCTGTTGGGCCATCAAAAAATTATGACATGTTCCAAGAAAGTAAAAGCCTACATAAGTCGTTAGTTGAGACGAACCTGAGCATCAGCTTGTCCGCTTCGTCAAACTCAAATACCTTATCCGGGGTGATGGCTGAAGAAAGGCAATTGAACACTGCAATTTCTTCCTTCCAACAGGGTTGCAGGCCCCGCCATCTCTTACCGAGGGTACCGACCATTTTGGCTGCAGGGTTAGAAACAAACTCTAGCTCTATTTCACAATTACGTGTCGCAAGGCCACCTGTAGAAGGAAGAGTTAAAAGCCAATTGCTTCCACGGTATTGGCCTCGAATAACAGACCAGGAGCTACAGCAAATTTCTGGAGA CTCGAATTCTACGATTGTTCCCTTGTTTGAAAAGGTCTTGAGTGCCAGCGACGCTGGTCGTATTGGTCGTCTGGTTCTTCCTAAAGCATGTGCAGAA GCGTATTTCCCTCCAATCTCTCAACCGGAGGGCCTCCCTTTGAGGATTCAGGACGTGAAGGGAAAAGAATGGGTATTTCAATTCCGATTTTGGCCAAATAATAATAGCCGAATGTATGTTTTGGAGGGCGTAACCCCCTGCATTCAGTCGATGCAATTACAAGCTGGAGATACCG TTACATTCAGTCGTATGGATCCAGAAGGAAAACTTCTAATGGGGTTCCGGAAAGCATCTAACAGCCTTTTAGTACAGAAG CAGGATTCACATTATCCAATGGATATGAGTGCTTTTCAAGGTGATGGGCTCATAGGAAATGCCGAGAGTCTACCTCTAATAAGCGGCTACTCTGGCCTTCTTCAGTCCCTAAAAGGAAGCGGGAGTCCTTCGATGACTCTGTTCCCTAAGCACGTCTACCCTAGCAACATCAGCCCCCAAATCATTGAGAGGAACGTGTGTAAGTCTGGAGGAGATAATCTTTTGCCTCAGTCGTTGGTGCCTTCTGAGCACAAAAGAAGAAACATTGGGGCGAAGAGCAAACGACTACTTATTGATGGTCATGATTCTTTGGAGCTGAGACTCTCGTGGGAAGAGGTACAGGATTTGCTCCGGCCACCACCAACTGCCAAGCCAAGCACCGTCTCAGTAGAGGATCATGAAATCGAAGAATTTGAT GAACCACCTGTTTTTGGAAAGAGAAGTATTTTCATCGTTCGTCACTCCGG GGAACAAGAGCAATGGACTCAATGCGACAGTTGCTTAAAATGGCGAAAACTACCAATCGATCTTTTGCTCCCTCTCAGATGGACATGCCAAGACAATATCAATGACCAGATGAG ATGCTCGTGTTCTGCTCCCGACGAAATGGACTCAAGGGAACTTGAGAATCTTCTCAGAATGCACAAGG ACTTCACCAAAAGGAGAGCATTATCAATCCCCAAACCAGTGCACGGACAGGAATCTCAGGAAAACGTCGAAGCACTCACAAATGGAGCAGGCAACACAAGCGAGCCAGGATCTTCGTCTGTCGCAACAACTACAAGACATCCCAGGCATCGTCCGGGCTGCTCCTGCATCGTCTGCATACAGCCTCCCAGCGGGAAGGGCAAGCACAAGCCCACGTGCACGTGCAACGTCTGCATGACCGTGAAACGGCGCTTCAAAACCCTGATGATGCGCAAGAAGAAGCGCCAGTCGGAGCGTGAGGCAGAGATCGCGCAGAGGAATCAGTTTGCTAAGGAGGAAGCCGAGGTCGACAGCGTGGCGCCACCGCAGCATGTTCAGTTGGATAATAATGCAAAGAGATCTGAAAGTGAGAATCTTTTGAAATGCCAGAGCGATGGAGGGCCTTCTCAAGAAAATGCAGAGAATTTTAATGGAGGATTGGACTTGAACTGCTGTCCGGCGCCGTCGTCGCACATAAGCATGATGAATCTGCTTCAAGAAGCTAGTTTGCCTTTGGAGACATACCTGAGACAGAACGGTCTTACAAGCTTGGTGGTGTCTGAGCAGCAAGAGAGTTCGATGCCTGTGATAGCTCAGGCTTCAGGAGAGACGACGACGCAAGCACGAGATGATGCCGGTTGTTCGACCGCTGCGCAAGAGCACGAGGGCAGCAATGACTTATCGGAAAAAGAGCAGAGAGAAGACGATACATcgtga